A single genomic interval of Helianthus annuus cultivar XRQ/B chromosome 13, HanXRQr2.0-SUNRISE, whole genome shotgun sequence harbors:
- the LOC110903418 gene encoding SNF1-related protein kinase regulatory subunit beta-2 — MITWSYDGKEVAVEGSWDNWKTRKPLQRSGKDFIILKVLPSGVYQYRFVVDGQWRYSPDVQWTKDEAGNTFNILDLQEYVPEDIGSISGSGPVGLQKSYGLLLNSITSPGTLYFLD; from the exons ATGATTACTTGGAGTTATGACGGAAAAGAAGTGGCTGTCGAAGGCTCATGGGACAATTGGAAAACAAG GAAGCCGTTGCAGAGATCGGGAAAAGATTTCATCATATTAAAGGTTCTTCCTTCAGGCGTTTACCAGTATAGATTCGTTGTTGATGGTCAGTGGAGGTATTCCCCTGATGTACAATGGACCAAGGATGAAGCCGGCAACACTTTCAACATCTTAGATTTGCAG GAATATGTACCTGAAGACATTGGAAGCATATCTGGTTCTGGTCCAGTTGGCCTGCAAAAATCTTATGGACTTTTGCTGAATTCGATCACAAGTCCTGGGACTTTATATTTTCTTGATTAA
- the LOC110902001 gene encoding uncharacterized protein LOC110902001 — MEEMDFEVDIPEQPQRKRRARPPPDPLENHPYLEFPLESEAALRCEKLRKMHIGEHFAVSWKTLRKLEVEDWVRGFVPVDSPWDRLFELSFTPTYREILVEFLSSFEFHPRRPNEVVDPAQPPPPPEVSFRMAGQAREMSLAQFAVHSGLYTEAEIATDLYTKI, encoded by the exons atggagGAAATGGATTTCGAAGTAGATATTCCGGAGCAGCCGCAGCGGAAACGGCGGGCGCGTCCACCGCCAGATCCTCTAGAGAATCACCCGTATTTGGAGTTTCCTCTGGAGTCCGAGGCTGCGCTCCGTTGCGAGAAGCTTCGGAAGATGCATATTGGTGAACACTTTGCGGTTTCGTGGAAAACCCTCCGGAAGCTTGAGGTTGAAGATTGGGTGCGGGGGTTTGTTCCCGTTGATTCACCGTGGGATCGTCTGTTTGAGCTATCGTTTACGCCGACCTACAGGGAGATACTAGTCGAGTTTCTGTCGTCGTTCGAGTTTCATCCTCGTCGGCCAAATGAGGTTGTGGACCCCGCGCAGCCCCCTCCCCCGCCCGAGGTTTCTTTTCGCATGGCTGGCCAGGCGCGCGAAATGTCACTTGCACAGTTTGCGGTGCATAGCGGTTTGTATACGGAGGCTGAGATTGCTACGGATCTTTATACGAAG atttaa
- the LOC110902000 gene encoding uncharacterized protein LOC110902000, which produces MSSFWKDNYFGNRYSNDTWGSNAANEEEEVVSGVPVNQETQLPDLNKTPTPPVDEPNYPAHQVCPDYGYGYESPYVQQSGYGVENAPVDEPYYPSQQSYPGYGVYGDEGGYGSYSGYGGDGGYGGEGGYSGYGGYGGYDRYGGDGGYSGYGGEGGYSVYDRSRDEVGYGGYEEHGGYGYESRNTSLYEPSTPGNPFQVNERFMSLTDLKNWVQETGKDNGYVIVTRRSKNIGGTTGMVWLVCDRSGEHRSKATVRKAGSKKIGCPFSLLAIRDVMNDTWELKVDCANHNHEPTTSLLGHAFVRRFTKAEYKLVEQLTAQNMEPRIIFQTLRKQFPDSLHVQKDVQNAVQKIRATIMDGKNPIQALESLLHDRRFIYDTRQDPKTDVVTEIFFVHPYSITMWRAFPHVMLIDATYKTNLYNMPFVQVVGMTSTGKSFCIAHAVICKERRGNYVWVLERIKSILHECMMPRVIVTDRELALINACSKVFPNAKRLLCHFHIQQNIARKCKSGFDKEDWGKFMSYWRTLCESSSEAMYKYNLEKMYNRLVVANRESVYDYVYENWLKDYKEMFVYAWTDKCRNFGQRTTNRVESQHANLKRYITRGSSLERIARCIIDIVETQYDEIQKSFTESIEKTMNHHRHRMLDNLRGKVSHEALDLLEKELLRKMDVLRKLNASCGCHMWLSKGLPCACRLENYTRTGRIIQLDEIDVFWRKLDLLPCKLVDEEVDIVAELNNVRQHLEAQSPVQQKSMLSKIKAVFTPKSSTKKPPIVQQNTRGRPTSKKVQERLDEAARLDQAARYSSCGEDSNVITASPKHRYDLPRHSSYVPSEGSRGTGSFVKSEKPKMQPNSSTSSKKKETRDDKVFPLIKGDEHLLCIKRFKNQIPSEFRSYISRIQDVTPDGHCGYRSVAVGLGFTEHAWPNIRRDLLLEIDHNKPRWKHVFETYNEGDFKRIRKSIEWHSVKGCDQSHWMEMPQVGLLIAQRYNIVLHVLSIEWSSTIFPLTDAPLDPRPQAITLIHVHGGHFIHAKLEGDYPMPLVNPMWSAHRSIAAKRWEEMYTPRLEHYYELMHPKSDRDKDREPSLNVIED; this is translated from the exons atgtcatcattttggaaggataattatttcggtaatcgttattctaacgacacatggggatcaaatgctgccaatgaggaggaggaggttgtgtctggagTCCCTGTTAATCAAGAAACACAGTTGCCAGACTTGAACAAGACTCCCactccacctgttgatgaaccaaattacccggcgcatcaagtgtgtccagattacggatacgggtatgaatctccgtacgtgcaacaaagtggatacggtgttgagaatgcacctgttgatgaaccatattacccgTCGCAGCAATCGTATCCGGGTTATGGGGTATACGGGGATGAAGGTGGATACGGAAGTTACAGTGGAtacggtggtgatggtggatacgggggtgaaggtggttaTAGTGGATATGGGGGCTACGGTGGATACGATAGATATGGGGGTGACGGTGGTTAcagtggatacgggggtgaaggtggttaCAGTGTATACGATAGATCTAGGGATGAAgttggatacggtggatacgaagaacatggtggatatggtTATGAGTCCCGTAACACATCACTTTATGAACCATCTACCCCGGGCAATCCATTTCAAGTAAATGAG cgtttcatgtctctaactgatttgaagaattgggtacaagaaacGGGAAAGGATAATGGTTACGTAATTGTTACCCGCCGATCAAAAAATATTGGCGGTACTACTGGGATGGTATGGCTTGTGTGCGACCGTAGTGGTGAACACCGTAGTAAAGCAACAGTTAGGAAAGCTGGTAGCAAAAAAATCGGCTGCCCATTTTCATTACTCGCCATCCGGGACGTGATGAACGACACGTGGGAGTTAAAAGTGGACTGTGCGAACCATAACCACGAACCTACGACGAGTCTGTTGGGCCACGCTTTTGTGCGAAGATTTACTAAAGCCGAATACAAGCTAGTGGAGCAGCTAactgctcaaaacatggagccacgTATCATATTTCAAACCCTAAGAAAGCAGTTCCCCGACAGCCTGCACGTTCAGAAAGACGTGCAAAATGCGGTACAAAAAATTAGAGCGACAATAATGGACGGAAAGAATCCTATTCAGGCACTGGAAAGCCTGCTGCATGACCGCCGATTCATTTACGACACCCGACAAGATCCCAAAACAGATGTCGTAACAGAGATTTTCTTTGTTCATCCTTATTCAATCActatgtggcgtgcattcccgcaCGTGATGTTGATCGACGCGACCTACAAAACAAACCTCTACAACATGCCATTTGTCCAGGTTGTGGGTATGACGTCGACTGGGAAGTCTTTTTGTATCGCACATGCCGTTATTTGTAAAGAACGAAGGGGTAACTACGTGTGGGTGCTTGAGCGGATCAAGTCAATATTGCATGAATGTATGATGCCGCGTGTGATAGTCACGGATAGGGAGCTTGCCCTAATAAACGCGTGTTCTAAAGTATTCCCGAACGCAAAAAGGCTTCTATGCCACTTTCACATCCAACAAAATATAGCTAGAAAGTGCAAGTCAGGGTTCGATAAAGAAGATTGGGGGAAATTTATGTCGTACTGGCGGACATTGTGCGAATCTTCATCAGAGGCCATGTACAAGTACAACTTGGAGAAAATGTATAACCGACTCGTGGTTGCCAACCGAGAAA gTGTCTATGATTACGTCTACGAAAACTGGCTCAAAGACTATAAAGAAATGTTCGTTTATGCGTGGACCGATAAGTGTCGCAACTTTGGTCAGCGCACCAccaacagagttgagagccagcACGCAAATTTAAAAAGATACATTACGCGCGGGAGTTCATTGGAGCGAATAGCAAGATGCATCATTGATATAGTTGAAACTCAGTACGATGAAATACAAAAAAGTTTCACTGAGAGCATCGAAAAAACGATGAACCACCACAGACACCGAATGTTGGACAACCTACGTGGAAAGGTTTCCCATGAAGCACTTGATTTGCTGGAAAAAGagctactgaggaagatggatgtgTTGCGGAAACTTAACGCATCATGTGGTTGCCATATGTGGCTTAGCAAAGGCTTGCCGTGTGCTTGTAGGCTGGAAAACTACACACGTAcag GGCGTATAATACAACTCGACGAGATAGATGTATTCTGGCGTAAGCTTGACTTGCTCCCTTGTAAACTGGTAGACGAGGAGGTCGATATTGTAGCAGAGCTCAATAATGTGCGGCAACATTTAGAGGCGCAGTCCCCCGTTCAGCAAAAGAGTATGCTTTCAAAGATAAAAGCGGTTTTCACCCCGAAATCGTCAACCAAGAAACCACCGATCGTCCAGCAAAACACTCGCGGTCGGCCTACATCAAAGAAAGTACAAGAAAGGCTAGATGAAGCTGCGAGGTTAGACCAAGCTGCGAGATACAGCTCCTGTGGCGAGGACAGCAACGTAATTACCGCTTCCCCCAAGCATAGGTACGATTTACCCCGACACAGCTCATACGTACCGTCAGAGGGCTCTCGTGGAACTGGTTCGTTTGTGaagtctgaaaaacctaaaatgcAACCAAACAGTtcaacaagttctaaaaagaagGAGACGAGGGATGATAAGGTTTTTCCATTAATAAAGGGGGACGAGCACTTGTTATGCATTAAGAGGTTTAAGAATCAAATTCCATCAGAGTTTCGCTCTTACATATCGCGTATACAAGATGTGACCCCAGACGGTCATTGTGGGTACAGGTCTGTGGCTGTCGGGTTAGGTTTTACGGAACACGCATGGCCCAATATTCGAAGAGATTTACTACTGGAGATTGACCATAACAAACCGCGTTGGAAGCATGTATTCGAAACATATAACGAAGGAGACTTTAAACGAATACGTAAGAGCATCGAATGGCATTCAGTGAAAGGGTGCGATCAAAGTCACTGGATGGAAATGCCCCAGGTAGGGCTTCTCATAGCGCAAAGGTATAATATTGTCCTCCACGTGCTAAGCATTGAATGGAGCTCTACCATCTTCCCATTAACGGATGCCCCACTAGATCCACGACCTCAAGCGATAACGCTTATACATGTTCACGGGGGACACTTCATACATGCTAAGTTGGAAGGAGACTACCCCATGCCTTTAGTGAACCCGATGTGGTCGGCACATCGATCAATAGCTGCGAAACGGTGGGAAGAAATGTATACACCGCGGTTAGAGCACTACTACGAGTTAATGCATCCTAAATCAGACCGAGACAAAGACAGAGAACCGAGTTTAAATGTTATCGAAGATTAA